From a region of the Synechococcus sp. MW101C3 genome:
- the ppc gene encoding phosphoenolpyruvate carboxylase, whose product MIMGASSAGSVLMRQSLSAPAPMREDGVMEAGLAQPAPRVTRLLGERLELVEDLWKTVLRSECPPEQAERLLRMKDLSDPANALTASATSAAIVQLIRDMDLAEAIAAARAFSLYFQLVNILEQHIEEDSYLASLQEGTTNPIPDPFAPPLASQTDPATFRELFTRLRGLNVPPAQLENLLRELDIRLVFTAHPTEIVRHTVRHKQRRVASLIHRLQVNSPSDLHDERSLRLQLEEEIRLWWRTDELHQFKPSVLDEVDYALHYFQQVLFDAMPLLRQRIHSALGCSYPDVEPPRDAFCTFGSWVGADRDGNPSVTPDITWRTACYQRQLMIERYISAVQDLRDQLSISMQWSQVSAPLLESLEMDRLRFPEIYDERAARYRLEPYRLKLSYTLERLRLTHRRNQQLAEAGWEAPCDAGSFPPALTIGTGPIASAPQDLHYASVDELRTDLELLRDSLETTGLSCEPLRKLLSQVHIFGFSLATLDIRQESTRHSDALDELSRYLQLPVPYGEMAEDERVAWLLQELQTRRPLLPAAAVWSPATAETFAVFRMLERLQREFGTRICRSYVISMSHTASDLLEVLLLAKEAGLVDPKAVRTSLLVVPLFETVEDLQHAPAVMERLFSEPFYLQLLASNGEADRALQEVMLGYSDSNKDSGFLSSNWEIHKAQIGLQRLALQHGVALRIFHGRGGSVGRGGGPAYQAILAQPSGTMNGRIKITEQGEVLASKYSLPELALYNLETMTTAVLQNSLVSSSLDDTPAWNELMGRLGARSRQHYRKLVHENPDLVEFFQQVTPIEEISKLQISSRPARRKSGAKDLSSLRAIPWVFGWTQSRFLLPSWFGVGAALQEELEHDPDQLELLKLLYQRWPFFRMLISKVEMTLSKVDLDLAHHYVQALGRPSHRDAFERIFEVIAAEFTLTRDLVLKISGHTRLLDGDPALQLSVDLRNRTIIPLGFLQVALLRRLRDQHRQPPMSEVASDAATDGRTYSRSELLRGALLTINGIAAGMRNTG is encoded by the coding sequence ATGATCATGGGAGCGTCCTCTGCTGGCTCCGTCCTCATGCGGCAGTCCCTGTCCGCCCCTGCACCCATGCGCGAAGACGGCGTCATGGAGGCCGGCCTGGCGCAGCCTGCCCCGCGGGTGACCCGGCTGCTCGGTGAGCGGCTGGAGCTGGTGGAAGACCTCTGGAAAACCGTGCTGCGCAGCGAGTGCCCGCCCGAGCAGGCGGAACGGCTGCTGCGCATGAAGGATCTCAGCGATCCCGCCAATGCCCTGACGGCCAGCGCCACCAGCGCAGCGATCGTGCAGCTGATCAGGGACATGGACCTGGCGGAGGCGATCGCCGCGGCCCGCGCCTTCTCTCTCTACTTCCAGCTGGTCAACATCCTCGAGCAACACATCGAGGAAGACAGCTACCTGGCCAGCCTCCAGGAGGGCACCACCAACCCCATCCCCGATCCGTTCGCGCCGCCGCTCGCCAGCCAGACCGATCCGGCCACCTTCCGCGAGCTGTTCACCCGCCTGCGGGGGCTGAACGTGCCCCCTGCCCAGCTGGAAAACCTGCTGCGCGAACTGGACATCCGCCTGGTGTTCACTGCCCACCCCACCGAGATCGTGCGCCACACCGTGCGGCACAAGCAGCGGCGGGTGGCGAGCCTGATCCACCGGCTACAAGTGAACAGCCCCAGCGATCTGCACGACGAGCGCAGCCTCAGGCTGCAGCTGGAGGAGGAGATCCGGCTGTGGTGGCGCACCGATGAGCTGCACCAGTTCAAGCCGTCGGTGCTCGACGAAGTCGACTACGCCCTGCATTACTTCCAGCAGGTGCTGTTCGACGCCATGCCGCTGCTGCGCCAGCGCATCCACAGCGCCCTGGGCTGCAGCTACCCGGATGTGGAGCCCCCCCGCGACGCCTTCTGCACCTTCGGCTCCTGGGTGGGAGCTGATCGCGACGGCAACCCCTCGGTCACGCCGGACATCACCTGGCGCACTGCCTGCTATCAGCGGCAGCTGATGATCGAGCGCTACATCAGCGCCGTCCAGGACCTGCGCGATCAACTCAGCATCTCGATGCAGTGGAGCCAGGTGAGCGCTCCGCTGCTGGAATCCCTGGAGATGGATCGGCTGCGCTTCCCCGAGATCTACGACGAACGGGCTGCCCGCTACCGGCTGGAACCCTACCGGCTGAAGCTGAGCTACACCCTGGAGCGGTTGCGCCTCACCCACCGCCGCAACCAGCAGTTGGCGGAGGCGGGTTGGGAGGCCCCCTGCGATGCCGGCTCCTTCCCGCCGGCTCTCACCATCGGCACCGGGCCGATCGCCAGCGCCCCGCAAGACCTCCACTACGCCTCCGTGGATGAATTGCGCACCGATCTGGAGCTGCTGCGCGACAGCCTCGAAACCACCGGGCTCAGCTGTGAGCCGCTGCGCAAGCTGCTGAGCCAGGTGCACATCTTCGGCTTCAGCCTCGCCACCCTCGACATCCGCCAGGAGAGCACCCGCCACAGTGATGCCCTCGACGAACTGAGCCGTTACCTCCAGCTGCCGGTGCCCTACGGCGAGATGGCCGAGGACGAGCGCGTCGCCTGGTTGCTGCAGGAGCTGCAGACGCGGCGGCCGCTGCTGCCCGCCGCCGCCGTCTGGAGCCCGGCCACGGCCGAAACCTTCGCGGTGTTCCGCATGCTTGAGCGGCTGCAGCGGGAGTTCGGCACGCGCATCTGCCGCAGCTACGTGATCTCGATGTCGCACACGGCCTCCGATCTGCTGGAGGTGCTGCTGCTCGCCAAGGAGGCCGGGCTGGTCGATCCCAAGGCGGTGCGCACCTCGCTGCTGGTGGTGCCCCTGTTCGAAACGGTCGAAGACCTCCAGCACGCCCCGGCCGTGATGGAGCGGCTGTTCAGCGAACCCTTCTACCTGCAGCTGCTCGCCAGCAATGGCGAAGCCGACAGGGCCCTGCAGGAAGTGATGCTCGGCTACTCCGACAGCAACAAGGATTCCGGCTTTCTCTCCAGCAACTGGGAGATCCACAAGGCCCAGATCGGCCTGCAGCGGCTGGCGCTGCAGCACGGGGTGGCGCTGCGCATCTTCCATGGCCGCGGCGGCTCGGTGGGACGCGGCGGCGGCCCCGCCTACCAGGCGATCCTGGCCCAGCCGAGCGGAACGATGAATGGCCGCATCAAGATCACCGAGCAGGGCGAGGTGCTCGCCTCGAAGTATTCCCTGCCCGAGCTGGCGCTCTACAACCTCGAGACGATGACCACCGCCGTGCTGCAGAACAGCCTGGTGAGCAGCAGCCTCGATGACACCCCCGCCTGGAACGAGCTGATGGGCCGCCTCGGTGCCCGCTCCCGTCAGCACTACCGCAAGCTGGTGCATGAAAACCCCGACCTCGTGGAGTTCTTCCAGCAGGTCACCCCGATCGAGGAGATCAGCAAGCTGCAGATCTCCAGCCGGCCGGCCCGCCGCAAGAGCGGCGCCAAGGATCTGTCCAGCCTGCGGGCCATCCCGTGGGTGTTCGGCTGGACCCAGAGCCGCTTCCTGCTGCCGAGCTGGTTCGGTGTGGGGGCGGCGCTGCAGGAGGAGCTGGAGCACGACCCCGACCAGCTGGAGCTGCTGAAGCTGCTCTACCAGCGCTGGCCCTTTTTCCGGATGCTGATCTCCAAGGTGGAGATGACCCTCTCGAAGGTGGATCTCGACCTGGCCCATCACTACGTGCAGGCTCTGGGCCGGCCCAGTCACCGCGACGCCTTCGAGCGCATCTTCGAGGTGATCGCCGCCGAGTTCACGCTCACCCGGGATCTGGTGCTGAAGATCTCCGGCCACACCCGCCTGCTGGATGGTGATCCGGCCCTGCAGCTCTCGGTCGATCTGCGCAACCGCACGATCATTCCGCTGGGCTTCCTGCAGGTGGCCCTGCTGCGCCGCCTGCGCGACCAGCACCGCCAGCCGCCGATGAGTGAAGTGGCCAGCGATGCCGCCACCGATGGGCGCACCTACAGCCGCAGTGAGCTGCTGCGCGGCGCCCTGCTCACGATCAATGGCATCGCCGCCGGCATGCGCAACACGGGTTGA